From Eriocheir sinensis breed Jianghai 21 unplaced genomic scaffold, ASM2467909v1 Scaffold57, whole genome shotgun sequence, a single genomic window includes:
- the LOC126993143 gene encoding uncharacterized protein LOC126993143, which yields MATSEDTFIDHRAPRSGFSNGYIARELGVSKPTVVRWIQRYIETGDTKHKLGAGRPRCTTPAQDAAIANIIDNAPFTTAPAIRHQTGLPCSSETIRNRHHERDLHARVPAKKPKLTDLDIERRMEYALEYAEKPAPFWDNVVFCDEKTFSTDERTTTRVWRHKNERYYYSRHVVGTRRSGRVTAGVFGWIHSGGVGELADVGPGRFTGRRYVEILEEVLLPSVQALLYPDNMPFHLLQDNSPIHTSNVSLARDVTSMTSLTGAEQG from the exons ATGGCGACCTCAGAAGACACGTTCATCGATCATCGCGCTCCACGAAGTGGCTTCAGCAATGGCTACATTGCCAGGGAACTAGGCGTGTCCAAGCCAACTGTAGTTCGTTGGATACAGCGCTACATAGAAACAGGAGATACCAAGCATAAGCTTGGAGCAGGCAGGCCTCGTTGCACAACGCCTGCTCAAGACGcagcgatcgcaaacatcatAGATAATGCCCCTTTTACTACGGCCCCAGCTATCCGTCACCAAACTGGATTGCCCTGCTCATCGGAGACAATTAGAAACCGCCACCACGAACGGGATCTCCACGCTCGTGTGCCAGCAAAGAAGCCGAAGCTGACCGACCTGGACATAGAACGCCGGATGGAGTATGCACTGGAATATGCAGAGAAGCCTGCCCCGTTTTGGGACAACGTTGTCTTCTGTGACGAGAAGACCTTTTCCACTGATGAGAGAACGACGACAAGAGTATGGCGCCACAAGAACGAAcg GTACTACTACAGCAGGCATGTTGTTGGAACCCGAAGAAGTGGCCGAGTTACTGCCGGGGTATTTGGATGGATACACTCAGGTGGTGTCGGTGAGCTGGCAGATGTTGGTCCAGGCCGCTTCACTGGGCGTAGATATGTGGAAATACTAGAGGAGGTCCTGCTTCCATCTGTGCAAGCCTTACTCTACCCTGACAACATGCCATTCCACCTGCTCCAGGACAACTCTCCCATTCACACCAGCAATGTG AGCTTGGCAAGAGACGTCACCTCCATGACATCCCTGACCGGAGCAGAGCAGGGGTAA